In Streptomyces sp. SN-593, a single genomic region encodes these proteins:
- the mce gene encoding methylmalonyl-CoA epimerase, producing the protein MLTRIDHIGIACFDLDATVEFYRATYGFEVEHSEVNEEQGVREAMIRISGTDDGGASYLQLLEPTREDSAVGKWLAKNGEGVHHIAFGTDDVDTDSEAVRDKGVRVLYKEPRHGTSGSRITFLHPKDCHGVLTELVTSAPGAPAAHDGE; encoded by the coding sequence ATGCTGACGCGCATCGACCACATCGGGATCGCCTGCTTCGACCTGGACGCGACCGTCGAGTTCTACCGTGCCACCTATGGCTTCGAGGTGGAACACAGCGAGGTCAACGAGGAACAGGGCGTCCGCGAGGCCATGATCAGGATCAGCGGGACCGACGACGGCGGGGCGTCGTACCTGCAACTGCTGGAGCCGACCCGGGAGGACTCCGCGGTCGGGAAGTGGCTCGCGAAGAACGGCGAGGGCGTGCACCACATCGCCTTCGGCACGGACGACGTCGACACCGACTCCGAGGCCGTGCGCGACAAGGGCGTGCGGGTGCTCTACAAGGAGCCGCGCCACGGCACCTCGGGGTCACGGATCACCTTCCTGCACCCGAAGGACTGCCACGGCGTCCTCACCGAACTGGTCACCTCCGCCCCGGGCGCCCCCGCCGCCCACGACGGGGAGTAG
- a CDS encoding acetyl-CoA C-acetyltransferase, with amino-acid sequence MTSQEARTSVIVAGARTPMGRLLGSLRTFSGADLGGIAIKAALDRAGIAGDQVEYVIMGQVLQAGAGQIPARQAAVKGGIPMNVPALTVNKVCLSGLDAIALADQLIRAGEFEVVVAGGQESMTNAPHLLPKSREGHKYGAIEMLDSMAHDGLTDAYDEIAMGASTERHNTRLGIERAPQDEFGALSHQRAAAARKNGLFDAEITPVEIPQRKGDPVIFAEDEGIRPETTAESLGRLRPAFADGTGAGTITAGTSSQISDGAAAVVVMSRAKAEELGLPWIAEIGAHGNVAGPDNSLQSQPSNAIHHALRKEGLTVDDLDLIEINEAFAAVAVQSMKDLGVTPEKVNVNGGAIALGHPIGMSGARIVLHLALELKRRGGGTGAAALCGGGGQGDALILRVPGN; translated from the coding sequence ATGACCAGTCAGGAAGCCCGCACCTCCGTGATCGTCGCCGGCGCCCGCACCCCGATGGGGCGGCTGCTCGGCAGCCTGCGCACGTTCTCCGGGGCCGACCTGGGCGGCATCGCGATCAAGGCCGCGCTCGACCGGGCCGGCATCGCCGGCGACCAGGTGGAGTACGTGATCATGGGCCAGGTGCTCCAGGCCGGCGCCGGCCAGATCCCGGCGCGGCAGGCGGCGGTCAAGGGCGGCATCCCGATGAACGTGCCCGCGCTCACGGTGAACAAGGTGTGCCTGTCCGGCCTCGACGCGATCGCGCTGGCCGACCAGCTCATCCGGGCCGGCGAGTTCGAGGTCGTGGTGGCCGGCGGCCAGGAGTCGATGACCAACGCGCCGCACCTGCTGCCCAAGTCGCGGGAAGGCCACAAGTACGGCGCGATCGAGATGCTCGACTCGATGGCGCACGACGGGCTGACCGACGCCTACGACGAGATCGCGATGGGCGCGTCCACCGAGCGGCACAACACCCGGCTCGGCATCGAGCGCGCCCCGCAGGACGAGTTCGGCGCCCTGTCGCACCAGCGGGCCGCCGCCGCCCGGAAGAACGGCCTGTTCGACGCCGAGATCACCCCGGTGGAGATCCCGCAGCGCAAGGGCGACCCGGTGATCTTCGCCGAGGACGAGGGCATCCGCCCGGAGACCACCGCGGAGTCGTTGGGCCGGCTGCGGCCCGCCTTCGCCGACGGCACCGGGGCCGGCACCATCACCGCCGGCACCTCCTCGCAGATCTCCGACGGGGCCGCGGCGGTCGTCGTGATGAGCCGCGCGAAGGCGGAGGAGCTGGGGCTGCCCTGGATCGCGGAGATCGGCGCGCACGGGAACGTGGCGGGGCCGGACAACTCGCTCCAGTCCCAGCCGTCGAACGCGATCCACCACGCGCTGCGCAAGGAGGGCCTGACCGTCGACGACCTCGACCTCATCGAGATCAACGAGGCGTTCGCCGCGGTCGCCGTGCAGTCCATGAAGGACCTCGGCGTGACACCGGAAAAGGTGAACGTCAACGGCGGCGCCATCGCGCTCGGACACCCCATCGGCATGTCCGGCGCCCGTATCGTGCTGCACCTGGCGCTCGAACTGAAGCGGCGCGGCGGCGGCACCGGAGCGGCGGCCCTGTGCGGCGGCGGCGGGCAGGGCGACGCCCTGATCCTGCGGGTGCCGGGCAACTGA
- the meaB gene encoding methylmalonyl Co-A mutase-associated GTPase MeaB: protein MVAQARAGRPRAVARLISLVEGGSPQLREVMAALAPLTGGAYVVGLTGSPGVGKSTTTSALVTAYRRTGRRVGVLAVDPSSPFSGGALLGDRVRMSEHASDPGVYIRSMATRGHLGGLAWAAPQAIRVLDAAGCDVVLVETVGVGQSEVEIAAQADTSVVLLAPGMGDGIQAAKAGILEIGDVYVVNKADRDGADATARELNHMLGLGEARAAGDWRPPIVRTVASRGEGVDDLLDALDKHRGWTEERGALAERRRARAAGEIENIAVTALRRRIGTLHGDARLSALAARVTDGTLDPYAAADELVAGLTEP, encoded by the coding sequence CTGGTCGCGCAGGCGCGCGCGGGGCGGCCGCGCGCGGTGGCCCGGCTGATCTCGCTCGTGGAGGGCGGCTCGCCGCAGTTGCGCGAGGTGATGGCGGCACTCGCCCCGCTGACCGGCGGCGCCTACGTCGTCGGGCTGACCGGCTCGCCCGGCGTCGGCAAGTCCACCACGACCTCGGCACTGGTCACCGCGTACCGCAGGACCGGGCGCCGGGTCGGCGTGCTCGCTGTGGACCCCTCCTCGCCGTTCTCCGGCGGCGCGCTGCTCGGCGACCGGGTGCGGATGTCGGAGCACGCCTCCGACCCGGGCGTCTACATCCGCTCGATGGCCACCCGCGGCCACCTCGGCGGCCTGGCGTGGGCCGCCCCGCAGGCCATCCGGGTGCTGGACGCCGCCGGGTGCGACGTGGTGCTGGTGGAGACCGTCGGCGTCGGCCAGTCCGAGGTGGAGATCGCCGCGCAGGCCGACACCTCGGTGGTGCTGCTCGCGCCCGGCATGGGCGACGGCATCCAGGCCGCCAAGGCCGGAATCCTGGAGATCGGCGACGTCTACGTGGTGAACAAGGCCGACCGCGACGGCGCCGACGCCACCGCCCGCGAGCTGAACCACATGCTCGGCCTCGGCGAGGCCCGCGCGGCCGGGGACTGGCGCCCCCCGATCGTGCGGACGGTCGCCAGCCGCGGCGAGGGCGTCGACGACCTGCTGGACGCCCTCGACAAGCACCGCGGGTGGACGGAGGAGCGCGGCGCCCTCGCCGAGCGGCGCCGCGCCCGGGCCGCCGGCGAGATCGAGAACATCGCGGTGACCGCGCTGCGCCGCCGCATCGGCACCCTCCACGGCGACGCCCGGCTGTCCGCCCTCGCCGCCAGGGTCACCGACGGGACGCTCGACCCGTACGCGGCGGCCGACGAACTCGTCGCGGGCCTGACCGAGCCGTAG
- a CDS encoding MFS transporter — MTTDSEHPSRGGNHPPRTGSDHSSDTTEKEDTGAGYGAVFAVREFRAMFAAHVLSMLGTVFCEVALAVLVFRQTGSALLTALVFALTTLPYALSGLLLSGITDRAPARRILVTCDLLSASCVALMVIPGMPIAALLVLRMGVSIISPLFTGTRGASLSEILTGDLFVLGRSLISMVSQSSQIVGFGVAGAVVAWLTPRQTLYVTVCTFLCSALLLRFGTLPRPARGGRGSALMRESLAASGRLLSHPRIRALLLMWWVPPMFFGVAEGVAVPFAADAGAGSVGYGVFLAAMPAGTVIGQTMAGSLLGPDARDRITLPLAAASLLPLAAFAVHPPLPVAVGLLSVTGLCGAYALGMDRWFVQAVPMEMRGRAMTLLGTGLMTLQGVGMTAAGAVAEAVPPYAVVCGGGLLGTAAVFLVVKSVRRTDPAAEAATPAGEPA, encoded by the coding sequence ATGACAACGGACAGCGAGCACCCGTCCCGTGGGGGCAACCACCCCCCGCGGACGGGCTCGGACCACTCCTCCGACACCACGGAGAAGGAGGACACCGGCGCCGGGTACGGCGCGGTGTTCGCGGTCCGGGAGTTCCGGGCGATGTTCGCCGCCCACGTGCTCTCCATGCTCGGCACCGTCTTCTGCGAAGTCGCCCTGGCGGTCCTGGTGTTCCGGCAGACCGGCTCGGCGCTGCTGACCGCGCTGGTCTTCGCGCTGACCACACTGCCGTACGCGTTGAGCGGGCTGCTGCTGTCCGGCATCACCGACCGGGCCCCGGCCCGTCGGATCCTGGTCACCTGCGACCTGCTGTCGGCCTCCTGCGTCGCGCTGATGGTGATCCCGGGCATGCCGATCGCCGCGCTGCTGGTGCTGCGGATGGGCGTCTCGATCATCTCGCCGCTGTTCACCGGCACCCGCGGGGCGAGCCTGTCCGAGATCCTGACCGGCGACCTGTTCGTGCTCGGCCGGTCACTGATCTCGATGGTGTCCCAGTCCTCGCAGATCGTGGGGTTCGGGGTGGCCGGCGCGGTGGTCGCCTGGCTCACCCCGCGCCAGACGCTCTACGTGACCGTGTGCACGTTCCTGTGCTCGGCGCTGCTGCTGCGGTTCGGCACGCTCCCCAGGCCCGCCCGCGGCGGGCGGGGCAGCGCGCTGATGCGCGAGTCGCTCGCGGCCAGCGGCCGCCTGCTGTCCCACCCGCGGATCAGGGCACTGCTGCTGATGTGGTGGGTGCCGCCGATGTTCTTCGGCGTCGCCGAGGGTGTGGCGGTGCCGTTCGCGGCCGACGCCGGGGCCGGATCGGTCGGCTACGGCGTCTTCCTCGCCGCGATGCCGGCCGGCACCGTCATCGGGCAGACGATGGCCGGTTCGCTGCTCGGTCCCGACGCGCGGGACCGGATCACCCTGCCGCTGGCGGCCGCCTCGCTGCTGCCGCTGGCCGCGTTCGCCGTCCACCCGCCGCTGCCGGTGGCGGTCGGGCTGCTGTCGGTCACCGGGCTGTGCGGCGCCTACGCGCTGGGGATGGACCGCTGGTTCGTGCAGGCGGTGCCGATGGAGATGCGCGGCCGCGCGATGACGCTGCTGGGCACCGGTCTGATGACCCTGCAGGGCGTCGGCATGACGGCCGCCGGCGCGGTCGCGGAGGCGGTGCCGCCGTACGCGGTGGTGTGCGGCGGCGGGCTGCTGGGCACGGCCGCGGTGTTCCTGGTGGTCAAATCGGTGCGCCGGACCGACCCGGCCGCGGAGGCCGCCACACCGGCGGGCGAGCCCGCCTGA
- a CDS encoding ArsR/SmtB family transcription factor has product MPSRMRFAAEELLRCRFAISPLREAQGAIRTLSHPDRHGYHLPWLRQVRTIAAGLDLTAFWLLTPENGHGPDFLHPVPALPLAALEDEIAAIRATDPDLARRQIAQALAQTPGATDTRRGRAMLADPAGTVRQLAGQYEHVWSALLAPHWPRLRAVLEADVAYHARRLADGGMQRLFTGLHPLLSWSDGALTVGGSLPDARLPSARGGLVLVPSVFFWPEAGSAFDPPWQPTVVYPARGVGGLWARSGPSASAALVRLLGANRAAILTGLDAPTTTTALAHRHELAMSSVSAHLAVLRDAGLLRSRRYGHQVLYERTPLGIAMATGGLI; this is encoded by the coding sequence ATGCCGTCGCGCATGCGTTTCGCCGCCGAGGAACTGCTGCGCTGCCGCTTCGCGATATCGCCGCTGCGCGAGGCCCAGGGGGCGATCCGGACCCTCTCCCACCCCGACCGCCACGGCTACCACCTGCCGTGGCTGCGCCAGGTTCGCACGATCGCCGCCGGCCTGGACCTGACCGCGTTCTGGCTGCTCACCCCGGAGAACGGGCACGGCCCGGACTTCCTCCACCCGGTCCCCGCGCTGCCGTTGGCCGCGCTGGAGGACGAGATCGCCGCGATCAGGGCCACCGACCCGGACCTCGCCCGGCGGCAGATCGCCCAGGCGCTGGCCCAGACCCCGGGCGCGACGGACACCCGCCGCGGCCGCGCGATGCTCGCCGATCCGGCCGGCACCGTGCGCCAGCTCGCCGGGCAGTACGAACACGTGTGGTCCGCGCTGCTCGCGCCGCACTGGCCGCGGCTGCGGGCGGTCCTGGAGGCCGATGTCGCCTACCACGCGCGGCGGTTGGCCGACGGCGGCATGCAGCGGCTGTTCACCGGGCTGCATCCGCTGCTCAGTTGGTCGGACGGGGCGCTGACCGTCGGCGGGTCCCTGCCGGACGCGCGGCTGCCGTCGGCCCGCGGCGGGCTGGTGCTGGTGCCGAGCGTCTTCTTCTGGCCCGAGGCGGGCAGCGCGTTCGACCCGCCGTGGCAGCCGACCGTGGTCTACCCCGCGCGCGGGGTGGGCGGGCTGTGGGCGCGGAGCGGACCCAGCGCGTCCGCCGCGCTGGTCCGGCTGCTGGGCGCGAACCGGGCGGCGATCCTCACCGGGCTGGACGCCCCCACGACCACCACCGCCCTCGCCCACCGGCACGAACTGGCGATGTCCTCCGTCTCCGCGCACCTGGCGGTCCTGCGTGACGCCGGGCTGCTCAGATCCCGCCGCTACGGCCACCAGGTGCTCTACGAGCGCACCCCGTTGGGCATCGCGATGGCGACCGGCGGCCTGATCTGA
- a CDS encoding MTH1187 family thiamine-binding protein, which produces MIVAFSVTPLGVGEDVGEYVADAVRVVRASGLPHRTDAMFTSIEGEWDEVMDVVRRAVAAVEARAPRVSLVLKADIRPSVTDGLTSKVETVERLLAR; this is translated from the coding sequence GTGATCGTGGCCTTCTCCGTGACGCCGCTGGGCGTCGGCGAGGACGTCGGGGAGTACGTCGCGGACGCGGTGCGGGTGGTCCGCGCGTCCGGGCTGCCCCACCGCACCGACGCGATGTTCACCTCGATCGAGGGCGAGTGGGACGAGGTGATGGACGTCGTCCGGCGCGCGGTGGCCGCGGTCGAGGCACGCGCGCCCCGGGTGTCCCTGGTGCTCAAGGCCGACATCCGCCCGTCGGTGACGGACGGGCTCACCTCGAAGGTCGAGACGGTGGAGCGGCTGCTCGCGCGGTGA
- a CDS encoding DUF3817 domain-containing protein, which produces MELKTAAALRRLRLISAPEAASFVILLVCVVLKSTTDFNAVPVMGMVHGILFIIYVLFWADAWNRARWPLGRSALYLVLSVLPTGGFFAERMLARECERAVATARAAQERAAAGADAETGSGAEAVTSA; this is translated from the coding sequence GTGGAACTCAAGACCGCCGCCGCCCTGCGCCGGCTGCGCCTGATCTCCGCCCCGGAGGCGGCGTCCTTCGTGATCCTGCTGGTGTGCGTGGTGCTCAAGAGCACCACGGACTTCAACGCCGTGCCGGTGATGGGCATGGTGCACGGCATCCTGTTCATCATCTACGTGCTCTTCTGGGCCGACGCCTGGAACCGCGCGCGCTGGCCGCTCGGCCGCTCGGCGCTCTACCTGGTGCTCTCGGTGCTGCCGACCGGCGGCTTCTTCGCGGAGCGGATGCTCGCGCGGGAGTGCGAGCGGGCGGTGGCGACGGCCCGGGCCGCCCAGGAGCGGGCCGCGGCCGGTGCGGATGCCGAGACCGGCTCGGGCGCCGAGGCGGTGACCTCGGCGTGA
- a CDS encoding DUF2127 domain-containing protein: protein MSRDWDRRHCASKGHITYAPDEPGLRERLHAETAVGTVWRCLRCGDFVLGEPHGSGPAAQAPLVPRGRALRDLFILRFLAVERVLRGLLVILAAWAVWKFSNSQDAVRRLFEDDLTVFRPVADHFGYDLDHSPVVDTIQKTFDYKKSTLHVVAGGLLGYALIETVEGVGLWFGKRWAEYLAVIATAAFLPIEVYELTEKTSGFKIGTLALNVVAVLYILIGKRLFGLRGGHAAFEAARRGASLIEVEAAAGAVDTAGTPAPAGGAPGGGARPPLPVRRRSSPSAPSSSSSADTV from the coding sequence ATGAGCAGAGACTGGGACCGCAGGCACTGCGCCAGCAAGGGCCACATCACCTACGCGCCCGACGAGCCGGGCCTGCGCGAGCGGCTGCACGCGGAGACCGCCGTGGGCACCGTGTGGCGCTGCCTGCGCTGCGGGGACTTCGTGCTCGGCGAGCCGCACGGTTCCGGGCCGGCCGCGCAGGCGCCCCTGGTGCCGCGGGGCCGGGCGCTGCGCGACCTGTTCATCCTGCGCTTCCTCGCCGTGGAGCGGGTGCTGCGCGGACTGCTGGTGATCCTGGCCGCCTGGGCGGTGTGGAAGTTCTCCAACTCCCAGGACGCGGTGCGCCGCCTCTTCGAGGACGACCTCACCGTCTTCCGCCCGGTCGCGGACCACTTCGGCTACGACCTGGACCACTCGCCGGTCGTCGACACCATCCAGAAGACCTTCGACTACAAGAAGTCGACGCTGCACGTGGTGGCCGGCGGCCTGCTCGGCTACGCCCTGATCGAGACGGTCGAGGGCGTCGGGCTCTGGTTCGGCAAGCGCTGGGCGGAGTACCTGGCGGTGATCGCCACCGCCGCGTTCCTGCCGATCGAGGTCTACGAACTCACCGAGAAGACGAGCGGGTTCAAGATCGGCACGCTGGCGCTCAACGTCGTCGCCGTCCTCTACATCCTCATCGGCAAGCGGCTGTTCGGGCTGCGCGGCGGCCACGCGGCCTTCGAGGCGGCCCGGCGCGGGGCGTCGCTCATCGAGGTCGAGGCGGCGGCCGGCGCGGTGGACACCGCGGGCACCCCCGCCCCCGCGGGGGGAGCGCCGGGCGGCGGTGCCAGGCCGCCGCTGCCGGTCCGCCGACGCTCCTCGCCGTCCGCCCCCTCCTCGTCCTCCTCCGCCGATACCGTGTGA
- a CDS encoding AIM24 family protein, with amino-acid sequence MANFRLQGTRVLAVDLAGDAVKAKNGAMVAYDGEMTFKKMTGGGEGLRGLVTRRITGESMAVMEVRGHGTCYFADRATEINLVRLDGGKLFVEASNLLVTEPSLRTGTTFTGLRGASQGNGLFTTTVEGTGQAAIMSDGPAIVLRVSAQTPLVVDPGAYVAHTGGLRQQLQTAVGWRTLVGEGSGESFQLRFEGEGLVYVQPSERVTVGGQL; translated from the coding sequence ATGGCGAACTTCCGGTTGCAGGGCACCCGCGTCCTGGCCGTCGACCTGGCGGGCGACGCGGTCAAGGCGAAGAACGGCGCCATGGTCGCCTACGACGGCGAGATGACGTTCAAGAAGATGACCGGCGGCGGCGAGGGCCTGCGCGGGCTGGTGACCCGCAGGATCACCGGTGAGTCGATGGCCGTGATGGAGGTCAGGGGCCACGGCACCTGCTACTTCGCCGACCGCGCCACCGAGATCAACCTGGTGCGGCTGGACGGCGGGAAGCTCTTCGTCGAGGCGTCCAACCTGCTGGTCACCGAGCCGTCGCTGCGCACCGGCACCACCTTCACCGGGCTGCGCGGCGCCTCCCAGGGCAACGGCCTGTTCACCACCACCGTGGAGGGCACCGGGCAGGCCGCCATCATGTCCGACGGCCCCGCGATCGTGCTGCGGGTCAGCGCGCAGACCCCGCTCGTGGTGGACCCGGGCGCCTATGTCGCGCACACCGGCGGCCTGCGCCAGCAGCTCCAGACGGCGGTCGGCTGGCGCACCCTGGTGGGGGAGGGCTCCGGGGAGAGCTTCCAGCTCCGCTTCGAGGGCGAGGGCCTGGTCTACGTACAGCCCAGCGAGCGTGTCACCGTCGGAGGGCAGCTCTAG
- a CDS encoding AIM24 family protein: MPFTRINSKMVEAAVVPGQRVFSQRGAMLAYRGRVAFTPSITGGQGGVMSMIGRRVANEATPLMTVEGSGSAMFGHGGHHIHTVDLTGETLYVEADRLLAFDGSLRQGTMFMGSQGGVMGVIRGQVTGQGLFTTTLAGKGSVAFMAHGGVVELPITASGPVHVDPQAYVAHRGDVRNRLTAALGWREMVGRGSGEAFQLELSGNGTVYVQASEEKL, encoded by the coding sequence GTGCCGTTCACCCGGATCAACTCGAAGATGGTCGAGGCGGCCGTCGTGCCCGGGCAGCGGGTGTTCAGCCAGCGCGGCGCCATGCTCGCCTACCGCGGCCGGGTCGCCTTCACGCCCAGCATCACCGGCGGGCAGGGCGGCGTGATGTCCATGATCGGCCGCCGCGTCGCGAACGAGGCGACCCCGCTGATGACCGTGGAGGGGTCCGGGTCGGCGATGTTCGGCCACGGCGGCCACCACATCCACACCGTGGACCTCACCGGCGAGACGCTCTACGTCGAGGCCGACCGGCTGCTCGCCTTCGACGGCTCGCTCCGGCAGGGCACGATGTTCATGGGCTCGCAGGGCGGCGTGATGGGCGTGATCCGCGGCCAGGTCACCGGGCAGGGCCTGTTCACCACCACCCTGGCGGGCAAGGGCTCGGTCGCGTTCATGGCGCACGGCGGCGTCGTCGAACTGCCGATCACCGCGAGCGGCCCGGTCCACGTCGACCCCCAGGCGTACGTCGCCCACCGCGGGGACGTGCGCAACCGGCTGACCGCCGCGCTCGGTTGGCGCGAGATGGTCGGCCGCGGCTCGGGCGAGGCGTTCCAACTGGAGCTGTCCGGCAACGGGACGGTCTACGTGCAGGCGTCCGAGGAGAAACTGTGA
- a CDS encoding AIM24 family protein — MSHPPPPPSVPPTPPTGPVVHDAWTLPSNDNVNPYAFSVALDGQWFLQKGKMIAYYGQIDFQAIGAGPLDHLVAENFHSPTHAADWVVAQGRGRMLLADRSYDINSYDLDEGNLTIRSGNLLAFQPGLSLKQSIIPGFLTLIGTGTFVAASNGAVHFVEPPVRVDPQALVGWADCPSPCHHYDHAYLRGVLGGVRALTGLGGASGEEHQYEFVGAGQVLLQSTESVLAERPTGAGPAPGT; from the coding sequence GTGAGCCACCCGCCCCCGCCGCCCTCCGTGCCGCCGACACCGCCGACCGGGCCGGTGGTGCACGACGCGTGGACGCTGCCGTCGAACGACAACGTCAACCCGTACGCCTTCAGCGTGGCCCTCGACGGCCAGTGGTTCCTGCAGAAGGGGAAGATGATCGCCTACTACGGGCAGATCGACTTCCAGGCGATCGGCGCCGGCCCGCTCGACCACCTCGTCGCGGAGAACTTCCACTCGCCGACGCACGCCGCCGACTGGGTCGTCGCCCAGGGCCGTGGCAGGATGCTGCTCGCCGACCGGTCCTACGACATCAACTCCTACGACCTGGACGAGGGCAACCTCACCATCCGCTCGGGCAACCTGCTCGCCTTCCAGCCCGGCCTGTCGCTGAAGCAGTCGATCATCCCGGGCTTCCTCACCCTGATCGGCACCGGCACCTTCGTGGCCGCCTCCAACGGGGCGGTGCACTTCGTGGAGCCGCCGGTCCGGGTGGACCCGCAGGCGCTCGTCGGCTGGGCCGACTGCCCCTCGCCCTGCCACCACTACGACCACGCGTACCTGCGCGGGGTGCTCGGCGGCGTCAGGGCGCTCACCGGCCTGGGGGGCGCGTCGGGCGAGGAGCACCAGTACGAGTTCGTCGGTGCCGGACAGGTGCTGCTCCAGTCCACCGAGTCGGTGCTCGCCGAGCGCCCCACCGGAGCGGGCCCCGCGCCGGGCACGTAA
- a CDS encoding MarR family winged helix-turn-helix transcriptional regulator, whose translation METETADAPATWLNEEEQRAWRLHLDVSRLLMYQLERDLQPFGLTNNDYEILVNLSEAPERRMRMSDLAKSTLQSKSRLSHQITRMESSGLVRREDCESDRRGLYAVLTDQGWATMSEVAPRHVASVRAHFVDRLAPGSLTAYRQALQPVAEHLRAERVR comes from the coding sequence ATGGAGACCGAGACCGCGGACGCCCCCGCCACCTGGCTCAACGAGGAAGAACAGCGCGCCTGGCGGCTTCACTTGGACGTCAGCCGCCTGCTCATGTACCAACTCGAGCGCGACCTCCAGCCGTTCGGCCTGACCAACAACGACTACGAGATCCTGGTCAACCTCTCCGAGGCCCCCGAGCGCCGGATGCGGATGAGCGACCTGGCGAAGTCCACGCTCCAGTCCAAGAGCCGGCTGTCCCACCAGATCACCCGGATGGAGAGCTCCGGCCTGGTCCGCCGGGAGGACTGCGAGTCCGACCGCCGCGGGCTGTACGCGGTCCTCACCGACCAGGGCTGGGCCACCATGAGCGAGGTCGCCCCGCGCCACGTCGCCTCCGTCCGCGCGCACTTCGTGGACCGGCTCGCGCCCGGGTCGCTCACCGCCTACCGTCAGGCGCTCCAGCCGGTGGCCGAGCACCTGCGCGCCGAGCGCGTCAGGTAG
- a CDS encoding MarR family winged helix-turn-helix transcriptional regulator codes for MPKPLSLPFDPIARADELWTRHWGGVPSMSAITSIMRAQQILLGQVDAVVKPYGLTFARYEALVLLTFSQEGELPMSKIGERLMVHPTSVTNTVDRLVSAGLVDKRPNPNDGRGTLASITAKGREIVEAATRDLMAMDFGLGVYDKEECGEIFALLRPLRIAAGDFQAE; via the coding sequence GTGCCAAAGCCGTTGAGCCTGCCCTTCGACCCCATCGCCCGCGCCGACGAGCTGTGGACGAGGCACTGGGGCGGTGTGCCGTCGATGTCCGCCATCACCTCCATCATGCGCGCCCAGCAGATCCTGCTCGGCCAGGTCGACGCGGTGGTCAAGCCGTACGGCCTGACCTTCGCCCGGTATGAGGCGCTGGTGCTGCTCACCTTCTCCCAGGAGGGCGAGCTGCCGATGTCCAAGATCGGCGAGCGGCTGATGGTCCACCCCACCTCCGTGACCAACACCGTCGACCGGCTGGTCTCGGCGGGCCTGGTCGACAAGCGCCCGAACCCCAACGACGGGCGCGGCACCCTCGCCTCGATCACCGCCAAGGGCCGCGAGATCGTCGAGGCGGCGACCCGCGACCTGATGGCGATGGACTTCGGCCTCGGTGTGTACGACAAGGAGGAGTGCGGCGAGATCTTCGCCCTGCTGCGGCCGCTGCGGATAGCGGCGGGGGACTTCCAGGCCGAGTGA
- a CDS encoding DUF3817 domain-containing protein → MKPSVLTRYRVMAYVTGVLLIVLTLSVIAEYVLHLDGASTATGIVGFAHGWLYVVYLIFAFDLCAKAKWPLGRMAWVLLAGTVPTAAFFVERRVTRELAPQVVRAEQAAEPVEV, encoded by the coding sequence ATGAAACCCAGCGTGTTGACCCGTTACCGGGTGATGGCCTACGTGACGGGTGTGCTGCTGATCGTGCTCACCCTCAGCGTGATCGCGGAGTACGTGCTCCACCTCGACGGCGCGAGCACCGCGACCGGCATCGTGGGCTTCGCCCACGGCTGGCTCTACGTCGTGTACCTGATCTTCGCCTTCGACCTGTGCGCCAAGGCGAAGTGGCCGCTCGGCCGGATGGCCTGGGTGCTGCTGGCCGGCACCGTGCCGACCGCCGCCTTCTTCGTCGAGCGCCGGGTCACCCGCGAGCTGGCGCCGCAGGTGGTCCGCGCCGAGCAGGCCGCCGAACCGGTCGAGGTCTGA